The following are encoded together in the Armatimonadota bacterium genome:
- the ilvN gene encoding acetolactate synthase small subunit → MTDAVPIPQVRSERRVLAVLVDNVPGVLLRVVALFRRRGLNIHSLAVSVTEDPAVSRITMTVECPAILAESVVKQVRRVMEVRRVRDVTDAPRTERELALVKVNAPAGVRSEILEAAQVFRARPIDLTEKTVTLEVTGSPEKIDAFLNLVARHGVREVARTGSVALIRGSATT, encoded by the coding sequence GTGACTGACGCGGTACCGATCCCCCAGGTGCGCTCCGAGCGCCGGGTGCTTGCCGTGCTGGTGGACAACGTGCCCGGGGTCCTGCTGCGCGTCGTTGCGTTGTTCCGGAGGCGGGGACTCAACATCCACAGCCTGGCGGTGTCGGTCACCGAGGACCCTGCGGTGTCCCGTATCACCATGACCGTGGAGTGTCCGGCAATCCTGGCGGAGTCCGTGGTCAAGCAGGTCCGCCGAGTGATGGAGGTCCGTCGGGTGCGGGACGTCACCGATGCGCCCCGCACGGAGCGGGAGCTGGCGTTGGTAAAGGTGAACGCGCCCGCAGGCGTGCGGTCGGAGATCCTGGAGGCAGCCCAGGTGTTCCGTGCTCGCCCCATCGACCTGACGGAGAAGACCGTGACCCTGGAGGTTACCGGCAGCCCGGAGAAGATCGACGCCTTCTTGAACCTCGTGGCGCGTCACGGGGTGCGGGAGGTGGCCCGTACCGGATCCGTCGCGCTCATCCGAGGTTCGGCCACGACGTAG
- a CDS encoding 3-isopropylmalate dehydratase large subunit produces the protein MGMTITEKILAYHANLPKVEPGDLVECRVDMLFANDITAPLAIQQFQRIGVDRVFDPDRVAFVLDHYSPAKDIASAEQCRITREFVRKHGLAHFYDVGRAGIAHVLLAEEGFVAPGEVFVGADSHTCNHGALGAFATGVGSSDLAAAMATGRLWFRVPPTLHFVFRGTLPRWVTGKDLVLRIIGDIGVDGARYAAMEFAGPVLQQLSMDERFSITNMAVEAGAKNGIMEPDEAVLDWVRPRARRPFQPVYGDPDASYAAVYEYDVTDMQPVVSAPPSPANVLPVAEVSGVRVDQCFIGTCTNGRIEDLRQAAQVLAGRRIHPNVRLLVIPASPHVYRQALEEGLIQVFLDAGGAVSTPTCGPCIGGHMGVLAEGEVCVSTSSRNFIGRMGHRGSKTYLSNAAVAAAAAVAGKLVHPDEVVREPTRV, from the coding sequence ATGGGAATGACCATCACGGAAAAGATCCTGGCGTACCACGCCAACCTGCCCAAGGTGGAGCCCGGCGATTTGGTGGAGTGCCGGGTGGACATGCTGTTCGCCAACGACATCACCGCACCGCTGGCGATCCAGCAGTTCCAGCGGATCGGCGTGGACCGGGTATTCGACCCGGACCGCGTGGCCTTCGTCCTGGATCACTACTCGCCTGCGAAGGACATCGCATCCGCAGAGCAGTGCCGCATCACCCGGGAGTTCGTCCGCAAGCACGGGCTGGCGCACTTCTACGACGTGGGACGGGCGGGCATCGCGCACGTGCTGCTGGCGGAGGAGGGATTCGTGGCGCCCGGGGAGGTGTTCGTGGGGGCGGACTCCCACACCTGCAACCACGGGGCGCTGGGGGCTTTCGCCACCGGGGTGGGTAGCTCGGACCTGGCCGCCGCCATGGCCACGGGACGCTTGTGGTTCCGGGTCCCGCCCACCCTGCACTTCGTGTTCCGCGGGACCCTGCCGCGCTGGGTAACGGGCAAGGACCTGGTGCTCCGGATCATCGGGGACATCGGGGTGGACGGGGCGCGGTACGCGGCCATGGAGTTCGCGGGACCGGTGCTCCAGCAGCTTTCCATGGACGAGCGGTTCTCCATCACCAACATGGCGGTGGAGGCGGGCGCGAAGAACGGCATCATGGAACCCGACGAGGCGGTGTTGGACTGGGTTCGGCCACGGGCCCGGCGTCCGTTCCAGCCGGTGTACGGGGATCCGGACGCATCCTACGCTGCGGTGTACGAGTACGACGTGACGGACATGCAGCCCGTGGTGAGCGCGCCGCCGTCGCCGGCCAACGTGCTCCCGGTCGCGGAGGTGTCGGGCGTGCGGGTGGACCAGTGCTTCATCGGCACGTGCACCAACGGGCGCATCGAGGACCTCCGTCAGGCAGCGCAGGTGCTGGCAGGCCGGCGGATCCATCCGAACGTGCGCCTGCTGGTGATCCCGGCCAGCCCCCACGTCTATCGCCAGGCCCTGGAGGAAGGGCTCATCCAGGTGTTCCTGGACGCGGGAGGTGCGGTGTCCACGCCCACCTGCGGGCCGTGCATCGGCGGGCACATGGGGGTGCTGGCCGAAGGGGAGGTGTGCGTGTCCACCAGCAGCCGGAACTTCATCGGCCGCATGGGACACCGGGGCAGCAAGACGTACCTGTCCAACGCCGCGGTGGCGGCCGCAGCCGCGGTGGCAGGCAAGCTCGTGCACCCCGACGAGGTCGTGCGGGAACCGACGCGGGTGTGA
- the sppA gene encoding signal peptide peptidase SppA: MRQTVAVVVGVVLALVALGAAMVVGAGLGLVAGAGLAGGGPAQERHVSGEGPDKIALIRITGPIVREGGMSVFGPVASSRQIVELLDRAERDSAVKAVILELNTPGGSVVASAEIHAKVASLRRAGKPVIARMTETAASGGYYVAAAADHIVADPSTITGSIGVIVALPNLEEFNRKIGIRAVVFKSGRFKDMGNPNRPITPEEAALFRGLVDEIYQRFVDVVAEGRRMDRSRVLQFADGRILTGRQALRAGLVDSLGQFPQALAEALRRTNLDRARVVEYPPGGLLQALVGLAAWPPRPTAPGRAVSPFTLQYLMVP, translated from the coding sequence ATGCGACAGACGGTGGCGGTCGTCGTCGGAGTGGTTTTGGCACTCGTGGCTCTGGGAGCTGCGATGGTCGTGGGCGCGGGCCTGGGGCTGGTGGCAGGCGCGGGGTTGGCCGGGGGTGGCCCCGCACAGGAACGTCACGTCAGCGGTGAGGGGCCCGACAAGATCGCGCTGATCCGGATTACGGGGCCGATCGTCCGCGAGGGCGGCATGTCCGTCTTCGGGCCGGTCGCCTCCAGCCGGCAGATCGTCGAGCTCCTCGACCGCGCCGAGCGCGACTCAGCGGTCAAGGCGGTGATCCTCGAACTCAACACGCCGGGTGGATCGGTCGTCGCAAGCGCCGAGATCCACGCGAAGGTCGCCTCGCTGCGCCGGGCCGGCAAGCCGGTGATCGCGCGGATGACCGAGACCGCGGCCTCGGGCGGTTACTACGTCGCCGCGGCCGCCGATCACATCGTCGCCGATCCGTCCACGATCACCGGCAGCATCGGCGTGATCGTGGCGCTGCCCAACCTGGAGGAGTTCAACCGCAAGATCGGCATCCGGGCAGTGGTGTTCAAGAGCGGGCGGTTCAAAGACATGGGCAACCCCAACCGCCCCATCACACCCGAGGAGGCCGCGCTGTTCCGCGGGCTCGTGGACGAGATCTACCAGCGGTTCGTGGACGTGGTCGCCGAGGGCCGCCGCATGGATCGCTCCCGCGTGCTGCAGTTCGCCGACGGGCGCATCTTGACCGGGCGGCAGGCGCTGCGAGCGGGTCTGGTGGACAGCCTGGGGCAGTTTCCCCAAGCCTTGGCTGAGGCCCTCCGGCGGACGAACCTGGATCGGGCGCGTGTCGTGGAGTATCCGCCCGGCGGGTTGCTCCAGGCACTGGTAGGGCTTGCTGCTTGGCCTCCGCGGCCCACCGCACCCGGCCGCGCGGTGTCGCCGTTCACCCTGCAGTACCTGATGGTGCCGTAA
- a CDS encoding PstS family phosphate ABC transporter substrate-binding protein has protein sequence MHRAGRMRRWAVGVASIAVVALASGVGAQGRPGGTTSPPGTIVVDGSSTVAPITSAIAEEFVKTPQGRGVRITVGVSGTGGGFKKFCADSPQSRTDISNASRPIQATEDEACRRHQVSYTEVPVGIDGLAVVVHPRNTWATCLTAGELRRIWEPAAERQITTWRQVRRSFPDRPLRLAGPGADSGTFDSFTEVIVGKAKSSRGDYQASEDDNVLVQFVQRDEGALGYFGLAYLEENLGRIKGVAIDPSDKVDLTSDSECQGVGPTFENVLAGRYRPLTRPLFIYVNRVSAQTKPEVRTFVNYYIGPDGVRRQVDDPRTRGAKTPLIRAVGYVEFPAEVYTLAARCFAMLRAGTAFTRDGRPAGSASVGDVVQRYRQRCR, from the coding sequence ATGCATCGCGCAGGTCGAATGCGCAGGTGGGCAGTTGGGGTCGCATCGATCGCTGTCGTGGCGCTGGCGTCGGGCGTGGGCGCGCAGGGCCGTCCCGGGGGTACGACAAGCCCGCCGGGCACGATCGTCGTGGACGGCTCGAGCACGGTGGCACCGATCACGAGCGCGATCGCCGAAGAGTTCGTCAAGACACCGCAAGGGCGCGGCGTCCGGATCACCGTGGGGGTCAGCGGCACGGGTGGGGGGTTCAAGAAGTTCTGCGCCGATAGCCCCCAGTCCCGTACCGACATCTCGAATGCGTCGCGGCCGATCCAGGCGACCGAAGACGAAGCGTGCCGTCGTCATCAAGTGAGCTACACGGAAGTGCCGGTCGGCATCGATGGACTGGCGGTGGTCGTGCACCCACGCAACACCTGGGCGACGTGCCTGACCGCGGGCGAACTGCGTCGGATTTGGGAGCCGGCGGCGGAACGACAGATCACCACCTGGCGTCAGGTGCGGCGCTCGTTCCCCGACCGCCCCCTGCGCCTGGCCGGGCCCGGCGCAGACTCAGGGACGTTCGACAGTTTCACGGAGGTGATCGTAGGCAAGGCGAAGTCGAGCCGGGGTGACTACCAGGCGAGCGAGGACGACAACGTCCTCGTGCAGTTCGTCCAGCGGGACGAGGGCGCGCTGGGGTACTTCGGCTTGGCCTATCTGGAAGAGAATCTGGGGCGGATCAAGGGCGTGGCCATCGATCCCAGCGACAAGGTGGACCTCACGAGCGACAGCGAGTGTCAGGGTGTGGGCCCGACGTTCGAGAACGTCCTCGCGGGCCGGTACCGGCCACTCACGCGTCCGCTGTTCATCTACGTGAACCGGGTGAGCGCGCAGACCAAGCCCGAGGTGCGCACGTTCGTCAACTACTACATCGGCCCCGACGGCGTCCGCCGCCAGGTCGACGACCCGCGTACAAGGGGCGCCAAGACGCCCCTGATCCGGGCGGTCGGCTACGTCGAGTTTCCCGCTGAGGTGTACACGCTGGCAGCCCGGTGCTTTGCGATGCTGCGCGCGGGGACCGCATTCACCCGGGATGGTCGCCCTGCTGGTTCGGCGTCGGTGGGAGACGTGGTGCAGCGGTACCGTCAGCGCTGTCGTTGA
- a CDS encoding 2-isopropylmalate synthase: protein MDRVYIFDTTLRDGEQSPGFSMTVQEKLEMARALARLGVDVIEAGFPIASSGDLEAVRLIAREVRGPVICGLARAQRQDIEVCWEGVQEAERPRIHTFIATSPIHMERKLRMRPEEVLDAARQAVRLARSLCPEVEFSCEDATRSDVGFLCRVVEAAIREGAAVINLPDTVGYAVPHEYANLIHTVRERVPDSDRVVWSVHCHDDLGIAVANSLAGVQAGARQVEGTINGIGERAGNAALEEVIMALATRRDAFGLRVDVDTTRIYPTSRLLSALTGVDVQPNKAVVGANAFAHEAGIHQHGVLSDPRTYEIITPASVGVPTNRLVLGKHSGRHGLVHALREMGFQLTEGEVERVYTRFKALCDRKKRVEVGDLVALVQEWFAAAPETYRLVSFRVTTASDEPPHAAVRLERSGQLHVAESSGDGPVDALFAAINAATGRQVRLVDYSLRSATGGSDALGEAVCRLVEGDRVATGRGSSTDVLEASALAYVAALNKLVETRPAEKVPAGPQAASGP, encoded by the coding sequence ATGGATCGCGTCTACATCTTTGACACGACCCTGCGAGACGGGGAGCAGTCACCCGGATTCTCCATGACCGTCCAGGAGAAGCTGGAGATGGCGCGGGCCCTCGCTCGCCTGGGCGTGGACGTGATCGAGGCAGGGTTCCCCATCGCGTCCTCGGGCGACCTGGAGGCGGTCCGGCTCATCGCCCGCGAGGTGCGGGGCCCGGTGATCTGCGGCCTGGCCCGGGCTCAGCGGCAGGACATCGAGGTGTGCTGGGAAGGCGTACAGGAGGCGGAGCGACCCCGGATCCACACCTTCATCGCCACCTCCCCCATCCACATGGAACGGAAGCTCCGGATGAGGCCGGAGGAGGTGCTGGACGCCGCGCGGCAGGCCGTCCGGCTGGCGCGCTCCCTGTGTCCGGAGGTGGAGTTCAGCTGTGAGGATGCCACCCGTTCCGACGTGGGGTTTTTGTGCCGGGTGGTGGAGGCGGCCATCCGTGAGGGAGCTGCGGTCATCAACCTCCCCGACACGGTCGGGTATGCGGTCCCCCACGAGTACGCGAACCTCATTCACACTGTGCGGGAACGGGTCCCGGACTCCGACCGGGTGGTGTGGAGCGTGCACTGTCACGACGACCTCGGAATAGCGGTGGCCAACTCGCTCGCGGGGGTGCAGGCGGGGGCGCGCCAGGTGGAAGGCACCATCAACGGCATCGGGGAGCGCGCGGGCAACGCGGCCCTAGAGGAGGTGATCATGGCGCTGGCCACCCGCCGCGATGCCTTCGGGCTGCGGGTGGACGTGGACACCACCCGCATCTACCCCACCAGCCGGCTGCTGTCCGCCCTGACCGGGGTGGACGTGCAGCCCAACAAGGCCGTCGTCGGGGCCAACGCCTTCGCCCACGAGGCGGGCATCCACCAGCACGGCGTTCTCAGCGACCCGAGGACCTACGAGATCATAACCCCCGCCTCCGTTGGAGTGCCGACCAACCGGCTGGTCCTCGGCAAGCACTCGGGCCGCCACGGCCTGGTGCACGCACTCCGGGAGATGGGCTTTCAGCTCACCGAAGGAGAGGTGGAGCGGGTGTACACCCGCTTCAAGGCCCTGTGCGACCGCAAGAAGCGGGTGGAGGTGGGCGACCTGGTGGCCCTGGTGCAGGAGTGGTTCGCCGCCGCGCCCGAGACGTACCGGCTGGTGTCCTTCCGGGTCACCACGGCCAGCGACGAACCGCCGCACGCCGCGGTGCGTCTGGAGCGGTCCGGCCAGCTGCACGTGGCCGAGAGCAGCGGGGACGGACCCGTGGATGCCCTGTTCGCGGCCATCAACGCGGCCACCGGGCGGCAGGTGCGGCTGGTGGACTACAGCCTGCGATCTGCCACCGGCGGCAGCGACGCCCTGGGCGAAGCGGTGTGTCGGCTGGTGGAGGGGGACCGGGTGGCCACGGGCCGCGGCAGCAGCACCGACGTCCTGGAGGCCAGCGCCCTGGCATACGTGGCAGCGCTGAACAAGCTGGTGGAGACCCGCCCTGCGGAGAAGGTCCCCGCGGGGCCGCAGGCAGCTTCCGGCCCCTGA
- the ilvD gene encoding dihydroxy-acid dehydratase, translating into MRSDALKSGVPRSPARAMLRAVGLHDEDFQRPFVGVVNTWTDGMPCNFHLRELADDLQMGLRDAGVLGFQFGAPAVNDAMAMGTEAMRASLISREVVADAVEVVARGYLYDGMAVLVGCDKTIPGGAMGVIRSGVPGIVLYGGTVAPGVLGGRKLTIVDAFEAVGKFSAGQMGREEFEAVERRAVPGPGACGGQYTANTMALVLEALGLSPMGYNAIPATVPEKKEATRRAGAVLAEAVRAGRAPREYLTRGSFLNAVATVAATGGSTNAVLHLLALALELGIPLELDDFDRVSRRTPVIADLRPWGTYTAWELYEAGGTRLVFRRMLEGGLLDGDQKTVTGRTLAEEAGDAQGAPGQSVVWSAHRPVKRHGGLAILRGSLAPRGAVIKVAGTERMQFHGPTRVFDGEADALHAVLEGRIRPGDVVVIRYEGPKGAPGMPEMLSVTAALVGRGLGPDVALVTDGRFSGGTRGLMVGHVDPEAQVGGPIALVRDGDPIVVDVESRRLDVDVPPEELERRKRDFVPPAPRYRVGLFGRYAALVGSASEGAILRVEP; encoded by the coding sequence GTGCGGAGCGACGCGCTCAAGTCCGGGGTGCCCCGGTCGCCGGCCCGTGCGATGCTGCGGGCCGTGGGTCTACATGACGAAGACTTCCAGCGGCCCTTCGTGGGCGTGGTCAACACGTGGACGGACGGGATGCCGTGCAACTTCCACCTGCGGGAGCTGGCGGACGACTTGCAGATGGGGCTACGAGACGCGGGTGTGCTGGGGTTTCAGTTCGGCGCCCCGGCCGTAAACGACGCCATGGCGATGGGGACGGAGGCGATGCGCGCCAGCCTCATCAGCCGGGAAGTGGTGGCGGATGCGGTAGAGGTGGTAGCCCGCGGGTACCTGTACGACGGGATGGCCGTGCTGGTCGGGTGCGACAAGACCATCCCAGGCGGGGCCATGGGAGTGATCCGCAGCGGTGTTCCGGGCATCGTGCTGTATGGCGGCACCGTCGCCCCGGGCGTCCTCGGCGGCCGGAAGCTGACCATCGTGGATGCCTTCGAGGCGGTGGGCAAGTTCAGCGCGGGTCAGATGGGTCGGGAGGAGTTCGAGGCGGTGGAGCGGCGCGCGGTGCCGGGTCCGGGGGCGTGCGGAGGGCAGTACACCGCCAACACCATGGCCCTCGTGCTGGAGGCGTTGGGGTTGTCCCCAATGGGGTACAACGCCATTCCCGCCACCGTCCCCGAGAAGAAGGAAGCTACTCGCAGAGCCGGGGCGGTTTTGGCGGAAGCTGTACGTGCGGGGAGGGCGCCGCGCGAGTACCTGACTCGCGGTTCTTTCTTGAATGCCGTCGCGACGGTGGCGGCAACGGGAGGTTCCACCAATGCGGTGCTGCACCTGCTCGCGCTGGCCCTCGAGCTGGGGATCCCACTGGAGCTGGACGACTTCGACCGGGTGTCGCGCCGCACACCAGTGATCGCCGATTTGCGGCCGTGGGGCACCTACACGGCCTGGGAACTGTACGAGGCCGGCGGAACGCGCCTCGTGTTCCGCCGGATGTTGGAAGGCGGGCTGCTCGATGGCGACCAGAAGACCGTCACCGGCCGAACCCTCGCCGAAGAGGCGGGCGACGCGCAGGGGGCGCCCGGCCAGTCGGTCGTGTGGTCTGCCCACAGGCCGGTGAAGCGGCACGGGGGTCTGGCGATCCTTCGCGGTTCCCTGGCACCCCGGGGCGCGGTGATCAAGGTCGCGGGCACCGAACGCATGCAGTTCCATGGGCCCACTCGTGTCTTCGACGGGGAGGCCGACGCGCTCCATGCGGTCTTGGAAGGACGGATCCGGCCCGGTGACGTGGTGGTCATCCGCTACGAAGGTCCCAAGGGGGCACCCGGGATGCCCGAGATGCTGTCGGTGACCGCCGCGTTGGTCGGGCGCGGCCTCGGCCCCGACGTGGCGCTGGTGACGGACGGGCGGTTCTCCGGCGGTACACGGGGGTTGATGGTGGGGCACGTGGACCCCGAAGCGCAGGTGGGTGGGCCCATTGCGTTGGTCCGAGACGGCGACCCCATCGTCGTCGACGTGGAGAGCAGGCGGTTGGATGTGGACGTACCACCCGAGGAGCTGGAGAGGAGGAAGCGGGACTTCGTGCCACCGGCGCCGCGCTATCGTGTCGGCCTGTTCGGCCGCTATGCGGCCCTCGTGGGGTCCGCCTCGGAGGGCGCGATCCTGCGCGTGGAGCCGTGA
- a CDS encoding 3-isopropylmalate dehydratase small subunit, with protein sequence MAIRGRAHKVGDHVDTDLIIAGRYLVTTEPAELAEHLFEDLDPGLRQRIRPGDVVVAGENFGQGSSREHAPLALVGAGVAAVVAASYARIFYRNAFNNGLLLLECPEASRAVQDGDELEIDPHTGEIRNLTRGEVYRARPIPPFMQELTRLGGIIPYVRRRLGLEAC encoded by the coding sequence ATCGCGATCCGGGGTAGGGCGCACAAAGTCGGCGACCACGTCGACACCGACCTCATCATCGCGGGGCGGTACCTGGTCACCACGGAACCTGCCGAACTCGCTGAGCACCTCTTCGAGGACCTGGATCCCGGGTTGCGCCAGCGCATCCGGCCCGGGGACGTCGTGGTGGCCGGCGAGAACTTTGGGCAGGGCAGCTCCCGGGAGCACGCTCCCCTGGCCCTGGTGGGTGCCGGCGTGGCTGCGGTGGTGGCGGCTTCCTACGCGCGCATCTTCTACCGAAACGCCTTCAACAACGGCCTGCTCCTGCTGGAGTGCCCGGAGGCCAGCCGCGCGGTGCAGGACGGCGACGAGCTGGAGATCGACCCGCACACGGGGGAGATCCGGAACCTCACCCGGGGTGAAGTCTACCGGGCCAGGCCCATCCCGCCCTTCATGCAGGAGCTCACGCGACTCGGCGGGATCATCCCCTACGTGCGGCGCAGGCTCGGACTGGAGGCGTGCTGA
- the leuB gene encoding 3-isopropylmalate dehydrogenase → MDARILLLPGDGIGPEVVGQAVRVLDAVGQRYRHCFTHRTELIGGEAIDRYGDPLPGPTRDALRDCDAILLGAVGGPRWDQVPVRPESGLLALRYELGVYANLRPATLLDGLETASPLRPEVVRGTDFLIVRELTGGLYFGQPKTRDIHRAVDTMAYTAAEVERVARVAFGAAQARRRRVHSVDKANVLETSRLWREVVTRVSQEFPDVTLENLLVDTCAMQLVRRPTAFDVILAENTFGDILSDVAAAVVGSIGILPSASLGDRPPFLYEPVHGSAPDIAGRGVANPLGAILSAALMLRYSFGLEAEARAVDEAVRAVVREGIATPDLGGGARTDEVGVAVANRVLHLAG, encoded by the coding sequence GTGGACGCGCGCATCCTCCTCCTGCCCGGGGACGGGATCGGCCCGGAGGTGGTGGGGCAAGCGGTCCGTGTGCTCGACGCCGTCGGACAGCGCTACCGGCACTGCTTCACCCACCGTACGGAACTCATCGGCGGCGAGGCCATCGACCGGTACGGCGACCCCCTTCCGGGCCCGACCCGCGACGCGCTGCGGGACTGCGACGCGATCCTCCTGGGTGCGGTGGGAGGCCCTCGTTGGGATCAAGTCCCGGTGCGGCCGGAGTCCGGGTTGCTCGCGTTGCGCTATGAACTCGGGGTGTACGCGAATCTCAGGCCCGCCACCTTGCTGGACGGCCTGGAGACCGCCTCACCCTTGCGCCCTGAGGTGGTTCGGGGTACGGACTTCCTCATCGTCCGCGAGCTCACGGGCGGACTTTACTTTGGCCAACCCAAGACCCGCGACATTCACCGAGCGGTGGACACCATGGCGTACACCGCTGCAGAGGTGGAGCGGGTAGCCCGGGTCGCCTTCGGTGCGGCGCAGGCACGCCGAAGGCGGGTGCACTCCGTGGACAAGGCGAACGTGCTCGAGACCTCGCGGCTTTGGCGCGAGGTGGTGACCCGCGTGAGCCAGGAGTTCCCGGACGTGACGTTGGAAAACCTGCTGGTCGACACCTGCGCCATGCAGCTGGTGCGCCGGCCCACCGCGTTCGACGTGATCCTCGCCGAGAACACCTTCGGGGACATCCTGAGCGACGTAGCCGCGGCCGTGGTGGGTTCCATCGGAATCCTCCCCTCGGCCAGCCTCGGGGACCGACCGCCGTTTCTGTACGAGCCGGTTCACGGATCGGCCCCCGACATCGCGGGACGTGGGGTCGCCAACCCGCTGGGCGCCATCCTGAGCGCCGCGCTGATGCTTCGGTACTCGTTCGGCCTTGAAGCAGAGGCGCGCGCGGTGGACGAGGCGGTGCGTGCAGTGGTGCGGGAAGGGATTGCCACTCCCGATCTAGGCGGCGGAGCCCGGACCGACGAGGTGGGGGTTGCGGTAGCGAACCGCGTGCTCCACCTGGCGGGCTAG
- the ilvC gene encoding ketol-acid reductoisomerase — protein MAKTYYERNASPELIRSKRVAVLGYGSQGHAHALNLRDQGVSVVVGLKPGGSWDRARADRFRVVEVAEAVREADVVSVLLPDMVQAQVYREAIRPNLRRGQAMVFAHGFTVLYGQVEPPSDVDVLMVAPKSPGHRMREVFVEGQGVPGLVAVHQDTTGQAKDLALAYAWGVGCLRAGVVETTFREETESDLFGEQAVLCGGVTALIQAGFETLVEAGYQPEIAYFECLNELKLIVDLIYEGGIQRMRYSVSDTAEYGDYTRGPQIIDQHVRQRMREILKEIQDGRFAREWILEGQANFPSLQNLRVRAAQHPIEEVGRQLRAMMPWLRRQPNGAQAVGVGTGS, from the coding sequence ATGGCAAAGACGTACTACGAACGCAACGCCAGTCCGGAACTCATCCGATCCAAGCGTGTGGCGGTGCTGGGGTACGGCAGCCAGGGGCACGCCCACGCCCTAAACCTGCGGGACCAAGGTGTGTCGGTGGTGGTGGGGCTGAAACCGGGCGGATCGTGGGACCGCGCACGGGCGGACAGATTCCGGGTGGTGGAGGTAGCCGAGGCAGTCCGGGAGGCGGACGTGGTCTCGGTGCTGCTGCCCGACATGGTACAGGCCCAGGTGTACCGGGAGGCCATCCGGCCGAACCTGCGCCGGGGACAGGCCATGGTCTTCGCCCACGGGTTCACGGTCCTGTACGGCCAGGTGGAACCTCCCTCCGACGTGGACGTGCTCATGGTGGCTCCCAAGTCTCCCGGACACCGCATGCGGGAGGTGTTCGTGGAAGGCCAAGGGGTGCCCGGGCTCGTGGCCGTACACCAGGACACCACCGGTCAGGCCAAGGACCTCGCGTTGGCGTACGCGTGGGGGGTGGGCTGCCTGCGGGCTGGGGTGGTGGAGACCACCTTCCGGGAGGAGACCGAAAGTGACCTGTTTGGCGAGCAGGCGGTCCTGTGCGGCGGGGTCACGGCCCTGATCCAGGCGGGCTTCGAGACCCTCGTGGAGGCCGGTTACCAGCCGGAGATCGCCTACTTCGAGTGCCTGAATGAGCTGAAGCTGATCGTGGACCTCATCTACGAGGGCGGCATCCAGCGGATGCGGTACTCCGTGTCGGACACGGCGGAATATGGAGACTACACCCGTGGCCCGCAGATCATCGACCAGCACGTGCGGCAGCGGATGAGGGAGATTCTCAAGGAGATCCAGGACGGGAGGTTCGCCCGGGAGTGGATCCTGGAGGGCCAGGCCAACTTCCCGTCCCTGCAGAACCTTCGGGTTCGGGCGGCGCAGCACCCCATCGAGGAGGTAGGCCGTCAACTGCGGGCCATGATGCCATGGCTGCGGCGGCAGCCCAATGGCGCGCAGGCAGTAGGAGTTGGCACAGGCAGCTAG
- a CDS encoding amidohydrolase family protein — MPEIVDSHVHLVTPGMVRRYASRPLPIRQRALEAAQAHRMRRLGDVGEESIAEIAARWQRELDAHGVAAAFFIAVGEANEELAEFVSLNPNRFFGWGSVADPLHPDAARTVARFPQWGLRGLKLYPPVQRFDASDRALFPLYEKAAELGLPVLFHFGITVAPLYDLRYANPLNLSAALKQFPDVTFGIAHFGAGFLRETLFLAYHTDNVFVDTSGTNNWREYHPGNPSLESVFSDALRAFGPQRVLFGTDTAVGPYRGHILREQVDILQRLELSEADRALVLGGNARRLFRIGGG; from the coding sequence ATGCCGGAGATCGTTGACAGCCACGTTCACTTGGTCACGCCGGGGATGGTACGCCGGTACGCATCGCGCCCGCTGCCGATCCGGCAACGGGCGCTGGAGGCGGCGCAGGCGCACCGGATGAGGCGGCTGGGGGATGTGGGTGAGGAGTCGATCGCCGAGATCGCCGCGCGCTGGCAGCGGGAGCTCGACGCGCACGGCGTGGCGGCGGCCTTCTTCATCGCGGTGGGCGAGGCCAACGAGGAACTCGCCGAGTTCGTCTCGCTCAACCCGAACCGGTTCTTCGGCTGGGGAAGCGTCGCCGATCCGTTGCATCCGGACGCCGCGCGCACCGTAGCACGCTTCCCACAGTGGGGCCTGCGGGGCCTGAAGCTCTACCCGCCGGTGCAGCGGTTCGACGCAAGCGACCGTGCTTTGTTCCCGCTCTACGAGAAGGCGGCCGAGCTCGGTCTTCCGGTGCTGTTTCACTTTGGGATCACGGTGGCCCCGCTGTACGACCTCAGGTACGCGAACCCCCTCAACCTATCGGCCGCGCTCAAGCAGTTCCCGGACGTGACGTTCGGGATTGCCCACTTCGGAGCGGGGTTCCTGCGGGAGACGCTGTTTTTGGCCTACCACACCGACAACGTGTTCGTGGACACCTCAGGCACGAACAACTGGCGCGAGTACCACCCAGGCAACCCCTCGCTGGAGTCGGTGTTCTCCGACGCACTGCGCGCGTTCGGACCGCAGCGTGTACTGTTTGGCACCGACACCGCGGTCGGTCCCTATCGCGGCCACATCCTCCGGGAGCAGGTGGACATCCTGCAGCGCCTGGAGCTCTCCGAAGCGGACCGTGCCCTGGTACTCGGCGGCAACGCCAGGCGCCTGTTCCGCATCGGCGGAGGGTAG